One segment of Solanum stenotomum isolate F172 chromosome 1, ASM1918654v1, whole genome shotgun sequence DNA contains the following:
- the LOC125853290 gene encoding peptidyl-prolyl cis-trans isomerase CYP21-1: MGRAISVLLQPRWILIFLGVLLVIFLASSIFQKEHEMVDEVYEVTHRVFLDVDIDKQRAGRIVIGLYGQVVPKTVENFRALCTGEMGKTADGISLHYKGKPFHRIIPGFMIQGGDIVSADGRGNISIYGGPFPDENLKIKHSHAGVISMVNSGPNSNGCQFFIPTVKASWLDGEHVVFGKVIEGMDTVYAIEGGAGTYSGKPRKKVLIADSGEIPKSKWDEDNQSSAS, encoded by the exons ATGGGTAGAGCGATCTCAGTTTTATTGCAGCCTCGATGGATTCTGATCTTTCTTGGGGTTTTACTTGTTATCTTTCTTGCATCTTCCATCTTCCAAAAG GAACATGAAATGGTGGACGAGGTGTATGAAGTTACCCACAGAGTATTCTTGGATGTGGATATAGATAAACAACGTGCAG GAAGAATTGTGATAGGATTATATGGGCAAGTTGTACCAAAAACTGTTG AGAATTTCAGGGCGTTGTGCACAG GGGAAATGGGCAAGACTGCTGATGGAATATCTCTTCACTACAAGGGAAAGCCATTTCATCGTATAATACCTGGATTCATGATTCAAGGTGGAGATATTGTGTCGGCTGATGGAAGGGGAAACATTTCCATTTATGGTGGTCCCTTTCCTGATGAGAATCTCAAGATAAAGCATTCTCATGCAG GTGTTATATCCATGGTGAACTCAGGACCCAACTCCAATGGCTGTCAGTTCTTTATACCGACAGTAAAGGCAAGCTG GTTGGACGGGGAGCATGTGGTGTTTGGCAAGGTTATTGAAGGTATGGACACAGTATATGCAATTGAGGGCGGAGCAGGAACTTACAGTGGAAAACCTAGGAAAAAGGTGCTTATTGCAGATTCCGGGGAAATACCTAAGAGCAAGTGGGATGAGGACAACCAGAGTTCAGCTTCATAA